The Henckelia pumila isolate YLH828 chromosome 2, ASM3356847v2, whole genome shotgun sequence genome includes a window with the following:
- the LOC140877388 gene encoding casein kinase 1-like protein 11, whose protein sequence is MTAIQEELVALNRNKTWDIVTLPQERKAMGNRCVYKIKRDGNNQVERYHARLVVKGYAQKEGIDFNEIFYPLVRLSTVYIIDFCLAKKYRDLRTHKNIPYRENKNLTRTTRYASVNTHLGVEQSRRYDLESLGYVLMYFLRGSLPWQGLKAGTKKQKYDKISEKKMLTPIEVLCKSYPSEFISYFHYCRSLRFEDKPDYSYLKRLFRDLFIREGYQFDYLFDWTVLKYPQIGVSSRARNPTGNAVAGTSSERLVRTSVGQDIRDRLSGAVEAFSRRNVSGSGRHGEHSRNRTSENVPSSKDVQPDSEKVRSLRNGS, encoded by the exons ATGACAGCGATTCAAGAAGAATTGGTAGCATTGAACAGAAACAAAACTTGGGATATTGTTACACTACCACAAGAGAGGAAAGCTATGGGTAACAGATGTGTCTATAAGATCAAGCGTGatggcaataaccaagtggagcGGTATCATGCAAGATTGGTTGTCAAAGGGTATGCTCAGAAAGAAGGCATTGACTTCAACGAGATATTTTATCCTTTGGTTCGACTTTCAACA GTCTACATCATTGATTTTTGTCTTGCCAAAAAATATAGGGATCTACGGACCCATAAGAACATACCCTACAG GGAAAACAAGAACCTAACTCGCACTACTCGCTATGCTAGTGTCAATACACATCTTGGTGTTG AACAAAGCCGAAGATATGATTTGGAATCCCTTGGTTATGTCCTAATGTATTTTCTTAGAGGAAG TCTTCCCTGGCAGGGACTCAAAGCTGGCACCAAAAAGCAGAAATACGACAAGATTAGTGAAAAGAAAATGTTGACTCCTATAGAa GTGTTGTGCAAATCATATCCATCAGAATTCATATCATATTTTCATTATTGTCGATCGttaagatttgaagacaaaccGGATTATTCTTACTTGAAAAGGCTCTTCCGGGACTTATTTATTCGTGAAG GTTACCAATTCGACTATTTATTTGATTGGACCGTCTTGAAATATCCTCAAATTGGTGTCAGTTCCAGAGCAAGA AATCCCACTGGCAATGCAGTTGCTGGAACGTCTAGTGAAAGACTAGTAAGAACTTCAG TTGGGCAAGATATTCGAGATAGATTATCAGGCGCGGTCGAAGCTTTCTCTAGAAGAAATGTTTCAGGGTCCGGACGACATGGTGAACATTCAAGAAACAGAACGTCAGAAAATGTGCCTTCATCCAAGGATGTG CAACCCGACTCAGAAAAAGTCCGTAGTTTGCGAAATGGCTCTTAG